Proteins encoded by one window of Acidobacteriota bacterium:
- a CDS encoding type II and III secretion system protein: MGDWAKMRDRFKLAVLMAGWLALEFATATVASAQIFPALETSAGTTTRTDSAGAAYSTAQLVELRSPVERASIDVETPSIRGIYDAISRAFQITLSYDGSLTETRIVAPFHMHEATLDEALAAAGALTRSFVVPIAERVGLIAPDTAEKHADLERNVLAYFALNPAVTPEQMSEIITALRNMVDLRRVIPDNRARTIAIRGRARQVKLASKFIEAFQNPPGEVLLEVHLWELNRDRAREIGLTVARPFDLVFLPAQAAAGAVLPAVSALSGVGLAGLPSAPLSAAAARLPSIGAFGTLQTLYGLTLPGLQLVLNSNSSLVRSRQVMRMRAAKGQKVTLLSGVRYPVLNATYADPSLAADANTGLFPDVQYQDIGTNLTATAYFHAGGEITLQFDLATKSIASLNTIGIPTISNRQTISQVRLRDGEAYLLGGLFQHSDVKTVSGYPLLSRIPIIGSLFGTRRRQQQDSEFVLAIRPIIMRPDPAELIASRALFFGRELTGLPDVPEPPPPVQQQPGVPGQPGQPGQPTPAGQPQPFANPQPFAQPQPFGQPFGQPFGQPQQQPPGNQPQQPFGGQQQPFQQPFSQPFGQPGSQPRPAPISPPIPGFPIQQQ, translated from the coding sequence ATGGGCGACTGGGCTAAAATGCGCGATAGGTTTAAGCTAGCGGTCCTGATGGCCGGATGGCTGGCGCTGGAATTCGCCACTGCCACTGTCGCGTCCGCGCAGATATTCCCCGCCCTGGAAACTTCCGCCGGAACGACCACCAGAACCGATAGCGCGGGAGCAGCCTATTCCACCGCGCAACTGGTGGAATTAAGAAGCCCCGTCGAGCGCGCCAGCATCGATGTGGAGACGCCCAGCATTCGCGGCATCTACGACGCCATCTCCCGCGCCTTCCAGATTACGCTCAGCTACGATGGCAGCCTCACCGAGACGCGCATCGTCGCGCCATTTCATATGCACGAAGCCACGCTTGATGAAGCGCTGGCCGCCGCCGGCGCCCTCACTAGGTCCTTCGTCGTGCCCATTGCAGAGCGCGTGGGACTGATCGCTCCCGACACCGCCGAGAAGCACGCCGACCTGGAGCGCAACGTACTCGCCTACTTCGCGCTGAACCCCGCCGTCACGCCTGAACAGATGAGCGAGATCATCACCGCGCTGCGCAACATGGTGGACCTGCGGCGCGTCATCCCCGACAATCGCGCGCGCACCATCGCCATCCGCGGCCGCGCCCGTCAAGTGAAGCTGGCCAGCAAATTCATCGAAGCCTTTCAGAATCCTCCCGGCGAGGTGCTGCTGGAGGTTCACCTGTGGGAACTGAACCGCGACCGCGCGCGCGAGATCGGCCTCACCGTGGCGCGGCCCTTTGACTTGGTATTCCTGCCCGCGCAGGCCGCGGCGGGCGCGGTGCTACCGGCGGTCAGCGCGCTGAGTGGAGTAGGCCTGGCGGGATTGCCTTCGGCTCCACTCTCGGCGGCGGCCGCACGCTTGCCGAGCATCGGCGCGTTCGGAACTTTGCAGACGCTCTACGGGCTGACCCTGCCGGGATTGCAACTGGTGCTGAACAGCAATTCATCGCTGGTGCGCTCACGGCAGGTGATGCGCATGCGCGCTGCGAAGGGACAAAAAGTCACGTTGCTCTCCGGCGTGCGCTATCCGGTGCTGAACGCCACCTATGCAGATCCCAGTCTGGCCGCTGACGCCAACACCGGCCTGTTTCCCGACGTCCAGTATCAGGACATCGGAACCAACCTCACCGCCACCGCCTATTTCCACGCGGGCGGCGAGATTACTTTGCAGTTCGATCTGGCCACCAAGTCCATCGCCAGCCTGAACACCATCGGCATTCCCACCATCTCGAATCGCCAAACCATCTCGCAAGTCCGTCTGCGCGACGGCGAGGCCTATCTGCTCGGCGGACTGTTCCAGCACTCCGATGTGAAGACGGTCTCCGGCTATCCGTTGCTGTCGCGGATACCCATCATCGGTTCGCTATTCGGCACGCGCCGCCGCCAGCAGCAGGACAGTGAGTTCGTGCTGGCGATTCGCCCCATCATCATGCGACCCGACCCGGCGGAGTTGATTGCCTCGCGCGCCCTCTTCTTTGGACGCGAATTAACCGGCCTGCCCGATGTCCCTGAACCCCCGCCTCCGGTGCAGCAGCAACCGGGCGTTCCCGGACAGCCAGGACAGCCAGGCCAGCCGACTCCCGCCGGGCAGCCGCAACCCTTCGCAAACCCCCAGCCGTTCGCCCAGCCGCAGCCCTTCGGACAACCGTTCGGTCAGCCATTTGGCCAGCCGCAACAACAGCCCCCCGGCAATCAGCCACAGCAGCCCTTCGGGGGACAGCAGCAACCCTTCCAGCAGCCATTCAGCCAACCCTTCGGTCAGCCCGGAAGCCAGCCGCGCCCCGCCCCGATCTCTCCCCCCATCCCCGGCTTCCCCATCCAGCAGCAATAG